In Clostridium swellfunianum, a genomic segment contains:
- a CDS encoding acetylxylan esterase produces MNLFDMPLEELKAYKPALTKENDFNEFWEATLKESKAQPINAEVVPRNYPISQVNVYDVYFDGFKNSKIYARYVLPKNADKENKVPAVVFFHGYNWNSYVISDVLKYSIMGYGVLIVDVRGQNVKSPDHNHYDNGGAAGWMTNGILNPYNYYYRYVYMDCVRAVDFIANREEIDEEKIAVHGSSQGGALSIAAGALSDKVKIVLTDVPYLCHFKRSVQLYLDSPYKEIYHYFKIHDSLHKTEEQVYRTLSYFDCMNLGTKIKADVLASVGLEDVTCPPSTVFAAYNHMNTNKEIRVYPEFGHGGFNQQEEEKIAFLKTRFK; encoded by the coding sequence ATGAATTTGTTTGATATGCCTTTGGAGGAACTAAAAGCATACAAGCCTGCTCTTACAAAAGAGAATGACTTTAATGAGTTTTGGGAGGCGACACTAAAGGAATCGAAAGCTCAGCCTATAAATGCAGAGGTCGTTCCGAGAAATTATCCAATTAGCCAAGTAAATGTATATGATGTATACTTCGATGGCTTTAAGAACTCAAAAATTTATGCAAGATATGTTCTCCCGAAGAATGCAGACAAAGAAAATAAAGTTCCAGCGGTGGTATTTTTTCACGGCTACAATTGGAACAGCTATGTGATAAGCGACGTTTTAAAGTATTCTATTATGGGTTATGGAGTGCTCATTGTTGATGTTAGAGGACAAAACGTGAAAAGCCCTGATCACAACCACTATGATAATGGAGGTGCAGCTGGCTGGATGACTAATGGAATATTAAATCCCTATAATTACTATTATAGATACGTTTATATGGATTGCGTAAGAGCTGTTGATTTTATTGCAAACAGAGAAGAAATTGATGAGGAAAAAATTGCTGTTCACGGCAGCAGCCAGGGGGGTGCTTTATCAATAGCTGCAGGAGCACTTTCTGATAAGGTGAAAATAGTGCTAACAGATGTGCCATACCTATGTCACTTTAAAAGATCTGTACAGCTTTATCTAGATAGTCCTTACAAAGAAATATATCATTATTTTAAAATTCATGACAGCCTCCATAAAACAGAAGAACAGGTATATAGGACTTTGAGTTATTTTGACTGCATGAATTTAGGAACAAAAATAAAAGCTGATGTACTTGCAAGTGTTGGTCTAGAGGATGTAACTTGCCCGCCATCAACTGTTTTTGCCGCTTACAATCACATGAATACAAATAAAGAGATAAGAGTATATCCTGAGTTTGGGCACGGTGGATTTAACCAGCAAGAGGAAGAGAAAATTGCTTTTTTAAAGACAAGGTTTAAGTAA
- a CDS encoding alpha/beta hydrolase, with translation MALIHCDFFSEVLGISTSICVILPQETRSQIGMRGSEKKEKYPTLYLLHGLSDDHTIWQRRTSIERYVSDIGLAVVMPNAGRSFYTDMKHGYKYFTFISEELPEITKQFFPLSDKREDTFAAGLSMGGYGAFKLALSCPDKYAAAASLSGVVDIASRVKRAQLQDTAELESIFGNLNAVENSENDLFYLSKKVLASDVPKPKLYQCCGTEDFLYEDNINFKGYIEKTNFDYTYEEGPGIHNWNYWDTQIQKVLKWLPIK, from the coding sequence TTGGCATTAATACATTGCGACTTTTTCTCAGAAGTCCTAGGAATATCAACTTCAATTTGTGTTATACTTCCGCAGGAAACGCGCTCTCAAATAGGTATGAGGGGCTCAGAGAAAAAAGAAAAATATCCAACTCTTTATCTGCTTCACGGTCTTTCTGATGATCACACCATTTGGCAAAGGAGAACTTCAATTGAAAGATATGTTTCTGACATAGGACTTGCAGTTGTAATGCCTAACGCAGGAAGAAGCTTTTACACAGACATGAAGCATGGCTATAAATACTTTACTTTTATAAGTGAGGAACTACCTGAGATAACTAAACAATTCTTTCCCCTTTCTGACAAAAGAGAAGATACCTTTGCAGCAGGGCTTTCAATGGGTGGTTATGGTGCCTTTAAACTTGCTTTAAGCTGTCCTGACAAATATGCTGCTGCAGCAAGTCTTTCTGGAGTAGTAGATATAGCAAGCAGAGTAAAGCGCGCTCAGCTTCAAGATACAGCAGAACTTGAAAGTATCTTCGGAAACTTAAATGCCGTAGAAAACAGCGAGAATGATCTGTTTTATCTTTCTAAAAAAGTACTAGCTTCAGATGTTCCTAAGCCAAAGCTTTATCAGTGTTGCGGCACAGAGGATTTTCTCTATGAAGATAACATAAACTTTAAAGGTTACATAGAAAAAACTAATTTTGATTATACCTATGAGGAAGGGCCAGGCATACATAATTGGAATTATTGGGATACTCAGATTCAGAAAGTTTTAAAGTGGCTTCCGATTAAGTAA
- a CDS encoding acyl-CoA dehydrogenase → MNFNLTKEQEMVKKLAREFAENEVKPLAAEIDESGRFPRETVEKMAKCDMMGIPFPKGYGGANGDYLSYVLTIEELSRVCASTGIILSAHTSLGMSPIYQFGTEEQKKKYLPKLASGEWLGAFALTEPNAGTDASSQQTIAILKEDCYILNGSKVFITNGGQSDIYIVFAMTDKSKGTRGISAFIIEKHFPGFKIGKKENKLGIRASSTTELIFENCRVPKENLLGQEGKGFGIAMQTLDGGRIGVAAQALGIAQGALDESIKYMKERKQFGNALSSFQGLQWMAADMEVKVQAARWMVYNAAFRKQNKLPFSKEAAMAKLYASEAAMEVTTMAIQLHGGYGYTKDYPVERMMRDAKITEIYEGTSQVQKMVIAANLFK, encoded by the coding sequence ATGAATTTCAACCTGACAAAGGAACAAGAAATGGTTAAGAAGCTTGCTAGAGAATTCGCTGAAAATGAAGTGAAGCCTTTGGCGGCAGAGATTGATGAAAGTGGAAGGTTTCCAAGGGAAACAGTAGAGAAGATGGCAAAGTGTGACATGATGGGAATACCATTCCCAAAGGGATATGGTGGAGCAAATGGGGACTACCTGTCATATGTTTTAACAATTGAGGAGCTGTCAAGAGTGTGTGCATCTACTGGAATAATACTTTCAGCACATACTTCACTAGGAATGAGTCCAATTTATCAGTTTGGCACTGAAGAACAAAAGAAAAAATATCTTCCAAAGCTCGCCTCGGGAGAGTGGCTGGGAGCATTTGCGCTTACTGAACCTAATGCTGGTACGGATGCTTCATCTCAACAGACAATAGCGATACTGAAAGAAGATTGTTACATTTTAAACGGAAGCAAGGTTTTTATAACTAATGGTGGGCAGTCTGATATTTATATAGTTTTTGCTATGACTGATAAATCAAAGGGAACAAGAGGTATTTCAGCCTTTATTATAGAAAAGCATTTTCCTGGCTTTAAAATTGGGAAGAAAGAAAATAAATTAGGAATTCGTGCCTCAAGCACTACAGAATTAATATTTGAAAACTGCAGAGTCCCAAAAGAAAATCTTTTAGGGCAGGAAGGAAAGGGCTTTGGTATTGCAATGCAGACTCTAGATGGGGGAAGAATAGGTGTTGCCGCTCAGGCACTTGGAATTGCTCAGGGGGCACTTGATGAGAGTATCAAATATATGAAGGAAAGAAAACAATTTGGGAATGCACTTTCAAGTTTCCAGGGGCTCCAGTGGATGGCTGCAGATATGGAAGTAAAGGTTCAGGCTGCTAGGTGGATGGTTTATAATGCTGCCTTTAGAAAGCAAAATAAACTCCCGTTTTCAAAGGAGGCTGCCATGGCAAAACTTTATGCTTCCGAGGCTGCTATGGAAGTGACTACGATGGCTATTCAGCTTCACGGAGGTTATGGCTATACAAAAGATTATCCAGTAGAGAGAATGATGAGAGACGCAAAAATTACAGAGATTTATGAAGGAACTTCACAGGTTCAAAAGATGGTTATTGCCGCAAACTTGTTTAAATAA
- a CDS encoding electron transfer flavoprotein subunit beta/FixA family protein, translated as MKIIVCIKQVPDTNEVKIDQKTGTLIREGVPSIINPDDKNALEQALSIKDKYDDVNVIVVTMGPPQAEVALIEALAMGADRAILLSDKTFAGADTLATSRTLAAAIKKLGNFDIILCGRQAIDGDTAQVGPQLAEHLGLAQATYVQRVEIEKDNLLVTRALEDGYEILALKTPCLLTAVKELNKPRYMRVKKIFEAYNEKTVEYWSVKDIDIDVVNIGLKGSPTNVWKSFTPSQKGKGIIYENADRETIEELVSKLREKYVL; from the coding sequence ATGAAGATTATAGTATGTATTAAGCAAGTGCCAGATACTAACGAGGTTAAGATAGATCAAAAAACAGGGACTCTTATTAGAGAGGGAGTTCCAAGCATAATAAATCCGGATGATAAAAATGCTTTAGAGCAAGCCTTGAGTATAAAGGATAAATATGATGATGTAAATGTAATCGTTGTGACTATGGGGCCACCTCAGGCTGAAGTTGCACTTATAGAGGCTTTAGCTATGGGAGCAGACAGAGCAATACTTCTGTCTGACAAAACATTTGCGGGTGCTGATACTCTTGCTACCTCAAGAACCCTTGCAGCTGCAATTAAGAAACTCGGAAACTTTGATATAATATTATGTGGAAGACAAGCTATAGATGGCGATACAGCACAGGTTGGGCCACAGCTGGCTGAACATCTTGGACTTGCTCAGGCTACCTATGTGCAAAGAGTTGAAATAGAGAAAGATAACTTATTAGTTACAAGAGCTCTAGAGGATGGTTATGAAATCTTAGCACTTAAGACTCCATGCCTTCTGACCGCAGTAAAAGAGTTAAATAAACCAAGATACATGAGGGTGAAAAAGATATTTGAGGCTTATAACGAAAAGACAGTTGAATATTGGTCTGTTAAAGATATAGATATAGATGTTGTTAATATTGGATTAAAGGGTTCTCCTACAAATGTGTGGAAGAGCTTTACTCCTTCACAAAAGGGCAAGGGGATTATATATGAAAATGCTGACAGAGAAACTATTGAAGAGTTAGTAAGCAAGCTAAGAGAAAAATATGTTCTTTAG
- a CDS encoding electron transfer flavoprotein subunit alpha, with product MSVKVLKDKCIGCKLCIKACPFDAIEVIDKKAAIKDNCTVCGVCEPSCKFKAIIVDREKTNSEVDLSAYKGVWVFAEQRDGEIMSTVLELLGEGRKLADTLGVELTAVLIGYNVTLLAQELINYGANNVINVEHTELKDYTTEPYTKVIAELIEERKPEVVLIGATNIGRDLGPRLSARIKTGLTADCTKLEIDVERRLLLQTRPAFGGNLMATIITEKHRPQMATVRPGVMKKGEYAPKRKGSIEVINADINAEEIRVKVLEKVKTVKQAVELVEAEVIVSGGRGVGNKEGFKLLEELAKAVGGVVGSSRAAVDEGWITTDHQVGQTGKTVRPRIYIACGISGAIQHLAGMQGSDCIIAINKNPDAPIFKIADYGIVGDLYKVIPEMIEEIRKGK from the coding sequence ATGAGTGTGAAAGTTTTAAAAGATAAATGTATAGGTTGTAAATTGTGTATAAAGGCATGTCCTTTTGATGCTATTGAAGTGATAGATAAGAAGGCTGCTATAAAAGATAATTGCACAGTTTGCGGTGTTTGTGAGCCTTCCTGCAAATTTAAGGCTATAATTGTTGATAGAGAAAAGACAAACAGTGAAGTTGATCTTTCAGCCTATAAAGGGGTATGGGTATTTGCTGAACAAAGAGATGGAGAAATAATGAGCACAGTTCTAGAGCTTTTAGGAGAGGGAAGGAAGCTTGCAGACACATTAGGTGTTGAACTTACAGCTGTGCTTATAGGTTATAATGTTACTTTGTTAGCTCAGGAACTAATTAATTATGGCGCGAATAATGTTATTAATGTGGAACATACTGAACTGAAGGACTATACTACAGAACCCTATACAAAGGTTATTGCAGAACTTATAGAAGAAAGAAAACCTGAAGTAGTACTAATAGGAGCTACAAATATAGGCAGGGATTTAGGACCAAGGCTATCAGCAAGAATTAAAACAGGTCTTACAGCGGATTGCACAAAGCTTGAAATAGATGTGGAAAGAAGACTGCTTCTGCAAACAAGACCAGCCTTTGGAGGAAACCTCATGGCTACGATAATAACTGAAAAGCATAGACCTCAAATGGCTACAGTTAGGCCTGGTGTTATGAAAAAAGGAGAATATGCTCCTAAAAGAAAAGGATCTATCGAAGTAATTAATGCAGATATAAATGCAGAAGAAATAAGGGTAAAAGTCTTGGAAAAGGTTAAAACAGTAAAGCAGGCAGTAGAACTAGTAGAAGCAGAGGTTATAGTTTCAGGAGGAAGAGGAGTAGGAAATAAGGAGGGATTTAAGCTGCTGGAAGAGCTTGCAAAGGCTGTTGGTGGAGTAGTTGGTTCTTCGCGTGCTGCTGTAGATGAGGGATGGATAACTACTGATCATCAAGTTGGTCAGACTGGAAAAACAGTAAGACCGAGGATTTATATTGCTTGCGGTATTTCAGGAGCTATTCAGCATCTTGCAGGCATGCAGGGAAGCGACTGTATTATAGCTATAAATAAGAATCCAGATGCTCCAATTTTTAAGATAGCAGATTACGGAATAGTTGGAGATCTTTATAAGGTAATTCCAGAAATGATTGAGGAAATTAGAAAGGGGAAATAA
- the ybaK gene encoding Cys-tRNA(Pro) deacylase — protein sequence MSSLKTNAMRILDKVGVSYNTYSYDSNDDLIDGVSVAGKIGKPVEKVYKTLVAKGASREYYVFIIPVAKELDLKTAAKAVGEKSVEMIKVSDINKVTGYIRGGCSPIGMKKNYKTVLDKACESLDAIIVSAGKIGHQIEVTPMDLVKVVNCEIDNITM from the coding sequence ATGAGTAGTTTAAAGACAAATGCCATGAGAATTCTTGATAAGGTAGGCGTTTCCTATAATACATATTCCTATGATTCCAATGATGATTTGATAGATGGAGTTTCAGTGGCAGGAAAGATAGGAAAGCCAGTAGAGAAAGTTTATAAAACCCTTGTGGCCAAAGGTGCAAGCAGAGAATATTATGTCTTTATTATTCCTGTAGCTAAAGAACTGGATTTAAAGACAGCAGCAAAAGCTGTAGGTGAAAAATCAGTAGAGATGATTAAGGTTAGTGATATAAACAAGGTTACAGGCTATATTCGCGGAGGCTGTTCACCTATAGGAATGAAAAAGAATTATAAAACCGTATTAGATAAGGCTTGTGAGAGTTTAGATGCTATAATTGTAAGTGCCGGAAAGATAGGGCATCAAATTGAAGTTACTCCAATGGATTTGGTTAAAGTTGTTAATTGTGAAATAGATAATATAACTATGTAA
- a CDS encoding putative quinol monooxygenase, with translation MIIIIAKSVVKDERLEEYKVLAKKLVEESQKEAGCISYNLYQDINNKNVLTFIEEWKDKEAIALHNSSVHFATIVPKFAELRESSEVNLYEII, from the coding sequence ATGATTATTATTATTGCAAAAAGTGTAGTAAAAGACGAGAGGCTGGAAGAGTATAAAGTGTTGGCAAAAAAGCTTGTTGAGGAAAGCCAAAAGGAAGCGGGTTGCATATCCTACAATCTGTATCAAGATATCAACAACAAAAATGTGCTGACCTTTATAGAGGAGTGGAAGGATAAAGAGGCAATCGCACTTCACAACAGCAGTGTTCACTTTGCTACAATTGTGCCGAAGTTTGCTGAACTGAGAGAAAGTTCAGAAGTTAATTTATATGAAATAATTTAA